ACCGTGGTTTGATGGACCGTAGGACTAAAATTGTCCTTCAACCAAACCAACATATACTTAAGAAGTTTTCGATTACGCCATTCTAAACCATAATTTGACATAGGACGACTTGCAGTTTTTGAGACACTTCTTTTTAAATcgtcacattttatttattcattctaGTTTTATAAGTATTATTGATGTTTAAATTATTAGATTATTGGTTTTCAAAAAAGTCTTTTTCCATCTCTCTTCTGTGTACATTCTATTCCATCTCAATAGTGGCAGAACTAGAAACACAAGGCACAAATTTAGACGGCTAAATTAGTAATTGGCGACTCAACAATATCGAGAGAATGTGAAAAGGAAAAATCGATGTGGTTTTAGTATATATTTCAATTATATTCAATTAATATGATAAACACAAATTAATAGTGATTAATATTACTTCGTATAAtgattctattctttttttaacTTAACCAACATCATTTTTAACatgatatttaatatataatctattaaattaattttataaaccAGATTCAACCTCTAACATAAAAATCAAGCGATTAATTTTATTCTATTCCTTATTTCCTTTATTACTATTAACAAATCGCGTGGACCAAATCACAGGAccacaattaattaaaataaaaggataaatacGACAATTAGTTagcatttattaatataatgtTAAATAATCCAATTATTAATTCTATATTTATAGATATAATCTATCAAATGTTCTATCAATTAAAATTATGAATACTATTTCTTCTCAAAtttattataaatgaatattataatttgtataaaaacTCAACAATTATATCAAATTACGGGTTTGAAATTTGAAAGACTTCTTAGGAAAATAATATTAGTTTATAAttgtaaaatattttaattatagaaTAAAATTATTATGACATATTAATATAATGAGAAATTCTAATATGATTCTAGTCTATTAGATCTTACTAATGTAAATATGataattatacttttttttttacacaatTATTTTCTCAATAAAGTGTTATGCTtctcattttttattgatatggTCAATTGCACCCTGTCATTGTAGAATTTCTCCTCATATAAttagaaaaacatgaaatcagAATTCGAAACGCAAAAACTGAATTTTCTCTTTGGACCACACGTATATAAGAACATGGTGATATAAAAAAATTCCTTTGAACGTGGATTGAAAGAATCCCAATCCCTTGAACAACCTCGTTATTCTAATATGTTCACCATGTCTAATCTTATCACCATTAACAAATCATACTCAACAAGTTTATAAAATTAGGATCCAAAGAAAGTGAATTAAGTAAACactgaacttgatgaagtttttttttttgacaagaaaaaaaaaatgtgaaaacaacaacaaaaaaaattaattaattattaatatatatataaatatatatatatatatatatatatatatatatatatattaaaataaaaataaagcaagATACATCCAGAAAAAAACTAGAAATGATGTTGATTTAATAGTAACGtataaaatggtaaaaatttaaGCTTAATGTTTTCAAGGTTGATCAATTTTAGTTATATCttatcgaaaattagaaaaaactgaTTTGACTGGTATTTAGCTGTCACTTTACAcctccaaatatcaattatatctaacatatttagtgtattactaacaaagttacaaaaattatgttaaaatactaaaaactaaatctgctacatatatgtcaattatattttttttgtcaaactgtttaaaatatttattgtgtctgttcaaattttttttttataatggatgactaaaattgatcttgcttagaAACGGTAGAGTTATATTTGCACCATTTCACATGTTAAAGCTAAATCTGCAATTTGCTTgaaacgttagagttaaatttgacGCTTATCctataataaaaagttaagataTTGTGTTGGAAAGAAATTTTAAAAGAGTATAAAAGTAATTATAAATTCAAAGTTGtatatcaaaatataatatgAGGTAAAAATTATATATCACTCATATAATTTACCTCATATTTGTTCATTAAATAGTTATGTATCATAACATATTGTTGTTTTCTCCTCTTtgtctaaaaaaataatttttttcaggaataaggtactaaaatatcCTTAACGTTTATAGTTAgaaacaattttacctctaatgtttaaaattgtgtaaatttacctctaatatttgcaattaaaagcaattttatctgtAATATTGATGAGTTGGAACAATAGAGAAATAATTCATGAAACTATCTTCTCCATCATGAAATTCGTCTTTTAGATTTTAAATATGCGTctttttatcactaattattaacatatcacaaatatatgattttttttttaaaagttgtgCGTAATACACTTATATTAAACAAAGGAAGATTATattaaagagaaaggaaaaaaccctcaacccaccccacccggatgtgatttgaacccatgacctctagggtcataggtaagctctcaaccaacaggctaagagcttcaccactatcacaaatatatgattaaacgtgattctttttataaaaaaaaagttaaaaaaatatactgtattttataTGAGttggacaattttttttaaatatttcatcaaatttaaaaatattaaattttaattttattattaaatcataaaaagtataattttttttttaaaccattatatatatatatataaatggtgtacaataaaaaaaactatatataaatgGTATAGAATAAACAACgaaatataaatttatcaatattattgataaaatttaaaataaaattatacgatattagaaataaaattagcGTCGCTATATATTTTTCACCATATCccgagacaaaaaaaaaaaaaagttaaagcgACTACACCACAATGACCACATCAGGCGGTAGAAAAGGCGGGGCCACGCTAACCCCAACCGTGGGACCCGATGACATGACGTGGCTGGCGCAAGAATCCAGATCAAGCACAGGGTGCGCACGATAAGCCACCGTACAAGTTAGCATCTGCTACCCACCACAGCACTTTCTCGATAATATCCAACCCGCTCATCACCACCCACCGATTTTCAAACTCGCTCTCCTGCCAAACAATGAGCGGGTACTGGTCAAACCGGCGAATCCGTGTTGACAATCAAGATGACTCATCCATCGTCCAAAACGGCGATGGGGAAGAAAATGGAATGCCATTGAAACCATCGGGAAGCAATGTAAGCGACGATCAAGAGCTGTTTATGGGCATCAAGGTTCGAAGGAAAGCATCTCTTTATAGAGAGGTAAAGGGAGACTACCTTGACGTTCCTTCGCATCCTCATTTGATGAAAATTTTATACAAACAAGGTTAGTTTGAATtgtgatatttgtaattgatgaTTGGTTCGGTGTTCTGCTTATTTTATTCTGTGATTAGGCTTTTAGAGGTCTGGTTAAGATTGACTTGCCTGTTGGAGTTCGTTTTATTTGACTATTTCCAGCTAAAGTCGGCATTTCATGGGATCATTGCAATAATACCAACCATTAAGTCCATTTAGATCGGAGGAATTGAGATATTCTGGTTTATATATAATACATGGCACTTTTTACAATAACCGAGTATGGAATTTGAACATTAATAGCTTCAATCAAATAAAAATTCAGAGACATTCGGTTTTTTCTGTGAATCAACTATGAAATTAGGGTCTAGTAGATATCTTTAGTATTAGTAGGCTTACTTTGATTGCTGTAGCTCAACATAAAGTGCCTATGTAGATCCATGCCTTTGGACTTCAAATTAGGGGTGTCAAAACGGGTAGTGGTATGATAATCTTATTATTTGATCTATATAGTTAGTCcacatgattatatatgataaaaatgcattaaaaatgataataatgtTAAACGGATCCTTTGAGGTAGATTGTCTTTGTAAAACATGCTGTGTGTTAAAAATTGCCGGTCCTACTTCAAATGTTTCGGAAGTTGGAAGAGTGGAAGTCGGGGTTCATGTTCTCTCATGAACTATCAAAGATTGTTATTGTGATGCATTTGCTGTTTTGTAGAGATACTAATGCTAATCCAGAGCCTTCACTTCTTTCATGGAgtaaaatttcattttaatgTGGCCTAGGATGGATTTATGGGTTTCTAGTTTATTAGACACCGTTGCAAGTCATGAACCCTGAAGAGTTATTGAGGTTTACAATCTAGTGTGGTTTGCCTTGATCTTGATTTGATAAGCACATTTGCTTTGACTTAATTAATGCCATAAGAGAAGTGACTTTGCCATTTATATTGTCGAACTGGAGAGAAGTAGCCAAGTGGTTCCCTTGGCAATACTCTATCTGCTTCTCCAGATTCACAAATTTAAATACTCATATGCTTgatcatagttattaaaggcgcaaggcgcactaaggcgcaagggggtcctggagccttggcgcaaggcGCAACTTAAGGCGCGCGCCCGAGCGACTCGAGgcgcaccaaaaaaaaaatcataaattcataatactAGTCACAAATCGTCAAATACCaacaataaaaccataaaatgtaTGAGTTAAGTTCTAGTTAACTACTAAGGCATAATGTCTGTTGCGATATGTGTAGTAAAAACTTCCGATCTTTGTCTGtctctgtttttcttttattttctgaacttaaaaaaccctaaaataccctaaccctaaaacaccctcaaaaccctaaaataccctcaaCCCTAAATACCCTAAATTACCCTAAGGTAGCCAAGGCGCGCGCCTTACTGACCAAGGCGCTAAGGCTGGAGCCTTAGCcgaggcgcgcctttaataactatgcttGATTTAATGGAACATgtggaaaaaggaaaaaaaaagaaagaaagaaagagagctCTGCATCTCTCTGGCCAGGAGCATCGAATAGAGGGATTCATTCTCTTCTGAGggtctgaattttttttaacgttttcttTGTTTATGCAGGTGACAACGAAGTTCTCTTTGCAGATAAAGTTCTGAAATTCACTGGTTCAGGGAAGATGAAAAGGCGTATATTATTAATTACTGACTATGCCATTTATATTCTTGACCCGGAGACTGAATCACTTAAACGACGCATAGCATTGGCAGCTGTGGATAGGTTGTTGCTAAGTGAATTGAATGATAATTTCTTTGCAGTTGTCGTCCCTACAGAATATGATATGCTTATGGCCAGTGCTCGAAAAACTGAAATTGTCACTGTGTTAGTTGAAGCTATAAAAAGTGCATCTAACTTTGAACTTGATGTGGTTTTCTCCAACAGGTAAATCCAGTCTGCTGATGTCACGTGTTTGTCTTGTGTTATTATTAACACGTTGTTTATCATTCCTTATTTGCATATCATGCATGTGTTTTTGCATATAGAAAGTGCTTCACTGCATAGGGAATGTTAGGCATGAGCTGTTATATCAAGTCTCTGTTACTGATCTTGAAGCCAGATTGTTGCACATATAAGTCGGGTATAAGGAACTTTTTACAATAAATATTGGAAGTGAAATATTTTGGCTTTGGCTGCTGTTGTTCTATAGCTTTAAACCTTGCACATGTATGAGCTGTCTGTGAATGTTATTGATAGAGAAGTTGTTGTTTGAAAAGTTACTATGTAAGGTTTTTCAATTTGATGTTCATACTCTATTATTAATGTATCTTATCTTTGCAGCTTTGAGTATCGTGCAGCTGCTGAATTTGTGAAGGAAGTTCAATTTGAGGTAGCTGAAGGTCAGTAAAGCTAGGTTTGAGggttttctatatatatatatatatatatatatatatatatatatatatatatatatatacacacatattGCCCCAGCTATCATAACTAGTGCATAGCTGCACTTTTTTTTTGTGCTTGTAAGATTAACATGGGGTAATTTGCATCGATGTTTATTTAAGTTTGGAGTCCGTTTTGCAAAAGTCACTGATCCTTATTTTCTTTCGATAAAATCACTGAAATTCATATTTGATTTCACTAAAGTAATTCTGGCCAATTTGTGTAACAAAACTCAGCAGAATGTTGACCTGTCACGGAATACAATTGACTATATGCCAACTAAACGCCATTGCCATACAAGGATGTgagtttttaaaattatttttgtggCTTAGGATGTGTCTCGAGAAAAACACATGGCTGCCACGTGTTTGTCATGCTAGCTGTAAAAGTAAGACATGTACGGCATGATGCTTTGTTGGCATATAGTCAAATGTCACTATTCCGATGagtatacaacaacaacaacaaagccttagtcccgaaatgattcggggtcggctaacatgaaccatcatataaaaccgtgaaaatcaagtcgtgtcagcgacacagattcgctccctccactcctaccatattttcctcaattcccaataaactcatatcactctcgatcaccctcctccaagtttgcttaggtcttcccctacccctcaccactacatccctttgccactcttcggttctcctaaccggcgcatcaagcgctctacgtctcacatggccaaaccaccttagtcggttttctctcattttattctcaatagatgtgacccctacttttgtcctaattatttcattacgcacccggtcctttctcgtgtgaccacacatccatctcaacatacgcatctccgccaccgacatcttatggatgtggcagtgtttcactgcccaacactccgtaccatataacaatgctggtctaattgccgtccggtagaattttcccttcaatctattaggcatgccgggatcacaaaggaaacccgtagcactcttccacttcgaccaaccagctttaatcctatgagcaacatctccatctacttctccatccgtttggataatagatcctaaaataccggaagcaatccgaggcctgaacaactctcccatctaggatgattgtccctgcctccctactcctacggccgcttctgtcttacttcgactcaacttaaagcctctagattctagaatTGGCTAGAATGACTtcacttaaattaaattgaaGTTTTAGTGCTTTTATTGGCAGAGGTCACgtgttcgagtcttaggagcggcctcttgccaaaaaattggcaggggaaggcttgcccccagtacacccttgtggtgggatccctccccggaccctcgcttagcggggatgcgtagtgcaccgggccgccctttttttagtGCTTATATTGAAAGAACATTGAAGTTTAATTACCTTTGTGAAACATACCCCAAACTTTTGTG
The DNA window shown above is from Euphorbia lathyris chromosome 1, ddEupLath1.1, whole genome shotgun sequence and carries:
- the LOC136224305 gene encoding uncharacterized protein, producing the protein MSGYWSNRRIRVDNQDDSSIVQNGDGEENGMPLKPSGSNVSDDQELFMGIKVRRKASLYREVKGDYLDVPSHPHLMKILYKQGDNEVLFADKVLKFTGSGKMKRRILLITDYAIYILDPETESLKRRIALAAVDRLLLSELNDNFFAVVVPTEYDMLMASARKTEIVTVLVEAIKSASNFELDVVFSNSFEYRAAAEFVKEVQFEVAEGGVKTRILRK